TGGTCGCGCACACTTCTTCGACTTTTGGTGCTGGGCTATGCCGAAGAGGAGGAACGCATTCAAGGTGTGACGGGATTGACCCTTGATGAATTGGATTATTTGGCCTCAGACATTTCCGATATAGGAGTGGATTTAGGGATATTCAAAGAGGGTGATACTGGACTTGCGGAACGTATCCACATTGAGGCCGACCTCTTTATGCCTAGGGCCAATGGTAATGAACTGGTCGATTTGGCTGAAGGCATTGAGTACCTGACTTTTGTTCTTGGTGGGATTGAGGCCGGTGGACTCTTATTGAAAGACCTGCCCGAGGATTGCAAAGTGGCTGACGCAGCCGATGAAAGCGTGACTACAGCTTGCTTTCGCGAGGCCTTTTCCCAAGGGCGAGCGAAGTATCTTAATCATTTGCCTGTCTTTAATGCCTACGTGGACACTTTAAGTGGAGATCAGTGGAACAACATTCAGGAATACCTGGAGACAGCCACTCGCGGTGAGGATGGCTATTCGGACGATCCGATTAAGACCTCTGATGTTCGCGAGATATTCATTATGCTTCAGTACATTGAGACTTTCTTTGCTCGCTACAATCAGGACGACAAGCCTTGGTATATTGACGTTGAAGAAGCCTTGGTGGCCTTTCCCACCTTTGATCTGCCGCTTATGAATCTTTTGGGCTTTGCTGATCGTAGCGACAGGGAAGCCCTGTTTACCTACATGATGAAAAACGGTCGGCCACCAAATCAGGATATTGATGGCCTGAAGGAGCTTCAGGAATGGAAAGCCAAGAAATCTGAATGGTCTTTCCAGGCGGATCGGGTGCGATTGGTGCGGATATTGTCTGAACTTTCCAAGTCTCTATAGTCGCCCAAAAATGTCATTTTCTCTAGAGAGAGGGACGATTTTTAAGCTTTGGTTTTGGTAATGTTTACCGAGGGAGGTGCCCTTTGCGGCCGTCCCCACTGTCCGTCGGCCAAGTGTCATCTTGGTTACCTGTTTTATTCCATGTGAAACCATTGAGCGGGTAATCCTTACAGACTGTCCAAGTTCTTCACATCTTGTTGAAATGAGTACAGTTCTTGCTCCTTAGGTTGTGTGCTTTTGTGCACATTAGGTAGAACTGGGCTGTTCAGAGGAGGGAAGGGTTCTGGAGAGCTCAACTAAAAAGGAGCGAGGTGCCTTTTGGGGTTTAGGCGCATCGGGAGTTTAAACATACAGCAATTGGGGCGCGGCCTGTGTGTCGCCTTGGTCTGCTTTGCGCAGTTGGCTTTAGGAGAAAGTGATTTCTCACAGGTTGACTATAGCCTTTCAGGGCTTGGTGAAACAGACTTTCGCAAAGAGTCTTTTTCGCTCAGTCTGTTTGGTGACCGCTATTTGACCGATGGCCCGTCTCCTGATCATGTCAGCACCTATTCGACTCTTGGCCTCAATTACCAAATCATTGCAGATACAGATGGCAAGGAAGTTCTTTTCCACGCGTGGGGGCAGCAGGCCCTGGATGATTCAAGGGAAGTTCACATCACCGTGCCTGAAGCCTATGTGGGCTGGAGCACTAATCGGGAGGAATTTCATTTTGGTTTGGGACGAAGGCGGGTCAATTGGAGTTTTGCCGATCAGGAATGGAAATTAGGACTTTGGCAGCCCTTGTTTAAATGGGACTACCTGAGACCTCAGGAGCAAGGCCTGATTGGCGTGTTTCTGCGTTCTGAAATTAACGACTGGGAAGTGGTGGGATTTGCCTCGCCCTTGTTTCTACCTGATCAGGGGCCTCAGTTCACCCTGACTGATGGCAATTTTGAATCTGGCAACCGCTGGTTCCTGCCTCCGCAAAACCAAATTGAGGTTTTTAAGAACTCGTCGGCGATTTACTACCAGCTCGACAAGCCTCGGGTGGAAGACGTGATCTTTCAAAGTTCCTGGGCATTTCGCGTGCGTAAGGGAAGCCCTGAAAGCGGGTTTTGGCTTCAGTGGTCAACAACCAATAAACCCATGAATCAGTTGCAGTTGGGCCTTGAGGGTTATCATAGCCTGGCGCTGACACCCACTGTGGGTAACACCATGGCGGTCATTCATACAGAAGTGGTCCATCATCGGATTAATACTCTGGAAGCTGGGCAATCCTGGGATCGTGCACGGGTCTGGCTGTCGGCTTCAGAGGAGAGGCCGGCTGAATCTGAAATGCCCAAAGAGTGGGACCAATCGCCCTTGTTTTTGACCCGCGTCTATGGGGCCCATCTGGGCCACGCCTTACCCTTGCCGGGGCTACCCAATAGTCGGCTGTCCTGGAATTACATCAAGACCGATGAGCAAAGGATACAGCGGGCTGAGACTGAACCGGGCCTGGTGGGCGACGAAATGAAAAACTCCATGCAGAGGTTCCCTCTCCAGCAGGGGATGGGGTTTCGTTGGGATGCTCAGCTGTGGAACACGCTTCGTCGGCGGCTGGGATGGACGGCGCAGTACATTTACTCTTATCCCGATCAGGCCAGTTGGTTTTCAGCGACCGTCAAATGGGGATTCTCACCGAGGTTGAGTTGGCATGTTGGGGTGGATGTGTTGGGGGTTGATCCAGGTCCTGATGGCAAGATTGATGAGCTCAGTGCTTATAGTCGCTATCATCAGAATGACCGAATCGTAGGGGGAATGACTTATGTGTTTTAAATCAGGCAGAGCACTTGTGGCTCTTCTGGCAGCACTGGGTCTCGGGGCGCTGTTGGGTTGTGGACTGAACCTGGGTGATGAAAAACAGGGTACGGGTTCTGTAAAGCTGGATGGCAGTGGCTTTCACTGCATGACCCACATTCGCGAGAACTTGGAAGCATACTTTGGAGCCGAGCTTTCGGCCAAACAGACCGGCGATTTTTACGACTGTTTGAAAACCTCTTTTGAGCAGTTCCAAAAGTACACTCGCGGCGCCGATCGCGAGTCCTATACCCCCGAGGAACTGCAAAGGTTTATTGAGACCAATTTTTTAAAGCCAAGAACCATTGGTGCTGGGCTGATGACTGAAGCGATGAATCTTAAGGTGGCCTTGCTGGGTGGGGACACAAAAAAGATCACCCGCGATGAGTTTAAAAAACTCAATGGGGTTCTTGACACCTTAAAAAGTGCCTCAGTGCAAATGCAGCCCTATATGAGAGTGATCAACCCTGATGTGGGGATGAAGGTCTTCACTGATTACAAGGAAAGGTTGGTACACGCACGTGAGGCCGGCGAAGCGGCTATGCGCGTGGCCCAGTTTGTAGGCCGTGACTTGGGCGAAAAGGCACAGAATTATCCTTTGCAGCATGCCCAAGGTTTTTTGGTGGAGCTGACCCGCTTTCTTTATGGAGATGAGTCCGATTCCGTTTTGCGTTCAAGAAAATGGGCAGATATGTTTGGTGAGTTCAAGCATTTGGCATCAGGTGGTGAGCGGGCAACCATCGAGCCTCAGGACTGGGGTTCCTTTCTGCAGTCGGGCTTTGGTTGGTATGTCGTTTACCTCCGCTACAACTACCAATCCACTGGTGGCAGCCTGCTCTATGGATCAGGCCTGGAGGACTTTGTCGACAACATTGGCCGAGGTCTTCATTTGGCCCAGCTTTCTTTGAATCGGCAGGATCAAAAGGTCCTCACCTATGATGACCTGGAACAATTGGTCTATCGCATGAAAGCCTTGGACCTGATGCCGGGAAAATTCAGTGCATTTGGTGTGACGCAAACTCTGCGACCTCTGTTCGATCGTATTCTCGGTGATGTGGAAACCAAACCAAAGAAACGTAAGAGTAAGGGTTTGACCCAATACGCCTTGGCTCAGGGCGCGGTTGAGTTTTACCGTTGGTCGGAGATTCAATTTTTTCTTGATCGCAAATTCACTCCGGCCTTGAGGCCCCAAACGGTGGATCTTTCCAATCAGGTGTTTGGTTTTCCTCTGGTGGGAGCACAAAAGGGTAGTGGCCATCAACTGGACTTTAAGGTTCAATCACAGCAGCAGGTGACGGGCACCATGGTTCTTAAGGAGCTCGACCGAATTCGCACGAGTGTGAGGCCGTTTTTTAGGCAGGGTGCCAACAAGGCCCTCCTGGCTCCTCGCGAGGAGTTGGTTGAACACGATGTCTACCACGGCTTCTACAATCTGTCGGTAATGAACATTGTGCGCGGTTTGGTTCGACTTTTGGTTCGTGGATATGCCGAGGATCTGCCCCGGGCTCTTGATATGGTGGGCTTAACCGATGATGAAATGGATTTTTTCTTTAAAGACATGAAGGATCTGGGAAGAGACCTTCACTTTATGGACCCAAGAAATATTCCCGTTCTTGGTCATCGGTCCTTTATGGAAGGCAATGTCTTTACGTTTATTGGCAACGGCATTCAAAAGCCGGACGCGAGCGATCCCCAACGCCATTTGTTGGTGTTTGAAGAAGGACTTGAGTTGGTGAGTTTGGTCTATTCCGGTGGAAACCTCAACGACGATCTCTATATTTTGGGTCTGGAGACCTGTCCTACGGGTTCGATAGATGTCTTTGGTCGCCCGAAGGTGGATCGCGGCTGCTTTAGAGAGAAAGCTGTGGCTGAGTTGAGCGGCTATATGGCCCATTTACCCAAGATGAAGGCCTTTTGGGACGGCTTGAGCCTTGAAGGCAAAGCCGAAGCCTTTGGAATTTTGGAAAACATCGCCGTTCGCCCGATCCAGGATGAAGTCGAATACCGGGAAACGGAAAAACTGCTAGATGGCACCACGCCGGTTAAGCACTGCGAGGCACCCTACTTTATGGGCTTCCGTAAAGAAGCCAAGCGCAAGTATATGGAGTGTCTGGAAAATAATCGTAAACGCATCCCTCTGTTGGTAAAGATGATGGAAGAGTTGCGCGAAAAGGGAATGAGCCCTGTCGATTGTGATTGGGTGACAGATAAGGAAGTCTCTAAGAACTATTGCCCTTGGGTGGAGTCAGGTGAAATTGGCACCATGGCGGTGATTCTCCACTATGTGGAAACCATCATGACCCGATTCGACACAGATGGGAATGGCCTGTTGGAAACGGCCGAGGCCTGGGAAGCCTACCCAGTATTTAGAGGACTTATTGGCAAGCTAGCGAAAAACGCCGGTCACGACTTGGACGATAGTGGCATGCAGGATGTTTATGGTTATATCCTCAGCAACGGTGGGAAGGTGCCAGGCGGCTCTTTGGGTGTTGCTTGGTCAAAGACTCTGAGTGGGTTTAGCTGGTCCATGGCCTTGAACCGCATGGATATGATTCGTATTTTTGGCACCATTACGGGGGGAGGGGCACGTTTGCCGAGTGCGCCTAGAGAGAAATCTGACTGGGATCAGGCCGAGGCCATGCGGCAGCAGGAGCTGGCTAAGGACAACGGCATGGATGACTTGATGTTTTAGATTTAGCTCCCTTGGTTGGTGATCTCCTCCGTGGAGTTTGCCAAAGAGCATCCTGCCCCTGCGATCAATAAGCTTAAAGCCTCAGACATACCTTTGGCAGCAGCACTCTTCCTCGGAGCGCAGCACCGGGCCGAACTCGGTTTTAACCATATTGATTCTCCGGGGCCCGTCTGTCTTTTCAGCAATTTGTGCCGGCTTCGATCAAGGGTGTTACCCTCATTTGGGGAGCTACCTTGAGCCCGAGAACTGGTTGCGGAGTAGACGCTGAGAGTAACAGTTCATTACGCTAGATATCTTCGTCTACTAGAGCGGCGCGAAAAGGCTCCTTAAATTGTTCTTAATGTGTCTATGATTGAAGGTCTCACCAGCGATGAGGAGGTCGATATGTTGAGGATTGGTCTGAGCGTTATCACCCTTTTGATTTCTCTGAGTGCCCTGGCTGTCCCGGGCGAAACAGCGCAAAGGTTTAAATTAGATCCCGGACATACCCAGGTGTTGTTCAAAATCAATCATTTGGGTTTTAGCTACACCTATGGGATGTTTTCTGACATCAAGGGTGAGTTCTCCATTGACGACAAAGACGTGGGCAAGAGCCAGGTCGCGGTTGAGATTGCCACTGCCAGCATTAACACTTTGAATAAAGATCGCGACGATCATTTGCGCAAAGCGGACTTTTTTGACGCCAAGAAATTCAAGTCCATCACTTTTAAGAGCACCAAGGTGGGTAAATCAGGAGAAAACCAATATGAAGTAACAGGAGACCTGTCCCTTCATGGGGTTACCAAGCCCATCACTTTTGTGTTTAACCGCCTGAAGACTGGCAAAGACCCTTGGGGTAAAATGCGCACCGGAGGGATGGCCACTTTTACCCTCAAGCGCACTGACTTCGGCATGAACTACATGGCCAAGCCGGGCGGATTGGGTGATGAAGTGGAAGTGACGCTGGCGCTTGAAGGTGTCATGTAGGGATTAGCAGTTATTGATCTCAGCGGTCCTCTTTTGACATTGAGAGCCCGAACCCCTTCGATCAATAAGCTTAAAACCCCAGACATACGTTTGGCAGCAGCGCTCTCTCTCAGAGCGCAGCACCAAGCCGAACTCGGTTTTAACCATATTGATCTTCGGAGTTCGGTCGCTCAAAAGGTGAAAGGAGTTTGGGACTTCAATCTGGATTTCTGCCGTGAGGTGTTGGATCAGAGTGTTTCCCAAGTTTCAGTGGAAGGTGTTGTTTGGTGGAGGTAAGAATTGAGGGGATGGGTTTTTGATTGTTGAGG
This is a stretch of genomic DNA from Pseudobdellovibrionaceae bacterium. It encodes these proteins:
- a CDS encoding polyisoprenoid-binding protein, producing MLRIGLSVITLLISLSALAVPGETAQRFKLDPGHTQVLFKINHLGFSYTYGMFSDIKGEFSIDDKDVGKSQVAVEIATASINTLNKDRDDHLRKADFFDAKKFKSITFKSTKVGKSGENQYEVTGDLSLHGVTKPITFVFNRLKTGKDPWGKMRTGGMATFTLKRTDFGMNYMAKPGGLGDEVEVTLALEGVM